In Paenibacillus sp. BIC5C1, a genomic segment contains:
- a CDS encoding GNAT family N-acetyltransferase, with protein MTLNIRLTQPNDVLPLNELMREYVVGFYNNPWPGDQAIELLIKNLLDQQIGVQFVAEQDGALIGFATLYFTYSTMKANRVAIMNDLFVTEAWREGDAEARLFEHCQQYTREHGCAYMSWITAATNERAQQLFERLGAARGTWVNYSIT; from the coding sequence ATGACGCTAAATATCAGACTAACTCAGCCTAATGATGTACTGCCATTGAATGAATTAATGCGTGAGTATGTCGTCGGTTTTTATAACAACCCCTGGCCTGGTGATCAGGCAATCGAGCTTTTGATCAAAAACCTGCTTGATCAGCAAATAGGTGTTCAATTCGTTGCAGAGCAGGATGGTGCACTCATCGGATTCGCTACACTTTATTTTACCTACAGCACGATGAAGGCAAACCGCGTTGCCATTATGAATGACTTGTTTGTGACGGAAGCTTGGAGAGAAGGCGACGCTGAGGCCAGACTGTTTGAACACTGTCAGCAGTACACACGTGAACACGGATGTGCTTACATGTCCTGGATCACAGCAGCAACCAACGAACGGGCACAGCAGTTATTTGAACGCCTTGGAGCTGCTCGGGGCACATGGGTGAATTATTCCATCACCTAG
- a CDS encoding cation-translocating P-type ATPase — protein sequence MEHTKWHQLSVEELRNTLGVSLEEGLTEETAAEKRKAAGSNELSEGKRISPITLLLNQFKDFMVLVLMGATLVSGLLGEYLDAVTIVAIIVLNAILGFVQEFRAERSLRALKQLSAPLAKVLRSGQEAHLAAKLLVPGDIVLVESGDRIPADVRWLSTNSLDVEESALTGESVPVSKHCHPIAADDVPLGDQKNIGFMGTMVTRGTAKGVVIRTGMDTEMGKIADLIQNTEEQETPLQHRLEQLGKILIFVALGLTVMVVVAGILHGQPAVGMFLAGVSLAVAAIPEGLPAIVTIALALGVQRMIKRKAIVRKLPSVETLGCASVICSDKTGTLTQNKMTVTDVWLEGRSIKVTGDGYAPEGQMLENGRTLELKSDQTLRRMLQISALCNNASIIESVADEMRNKKKGKETNKDSKKEAKKDTKKDHVNETVKEDSVVWELKGDPTEGALVTLASKMGLTPAGLKELYAREQEFPFDSDRKRMSVLVHHQGGRMIYTKGAPDVLIGQCSHILWEGNVVPFTGTLRQKVMAANESMAGSALRVLGMAYRDVKPDEKVENEHAAENQLVFVGLAGMIDPPRREARDAIATCRRAGIRTVMITGDHGTTAEAIAQQLGILPRGGASLSGQQLAGMTDEQLDKQVESIYVFSRVSPEHKLRIVKSLQRKGHVVAMTGDGVNDAPAIKAADIGIAMGITGTDVTKEASALILSDDNFSTIVAAIEEGRNIYENIRKFIRYLLASNVGEILTMFFAMMMGLPLPLVPIQILWVNLVTDGLPAMALGVDQPEKDLMEHKPRGSKENIFARRLGWKIVSRGVLIGLCTLGAFWLTLQAAPDQPGQLIKAQSVAFATLVLAQLIHVFDCRSSRSIFHRNPLQNKYLVFAVISSIVLMLAVMYVEPLQPIFKTVPLGMREWAISIVAAGIPTFLMGVGSVWGGRRNRRRMGPGRFVPKSTKFSA from the coding sequence ATGGAACATACCAAGTGGCACCAACTAAGCGTTGAAGAGCTTCGCAACACTCTTGGCGTCAGTCTTGAGGAAGGATTAACCGAAGAGACTGCAGCAGAGAAGAGGAAGGCCGCCGGTTCGAATGAGCTGAGCGAAGGAAAGCGCATATCTCCAATTACATTATTGCTTAATCAATTTAAGGACTTCATGGTTCTGGTGTTGATGGGGGCCACACTGGTGTCCGGATTGCTTGGAGAATATTTGGATGCTGTAACGATTGTTGCCATCATCGTCCTTAATGCCATTCTTGGATTCGTACAAGAATTCCGGGCGGAGCGTTCCCTTCGTGCATTGAAACAATTGTCAGCCCCGCTGGCAAAAGTGTTGAGGTCGGGTCAGGAAGCTCATCTTGCAGCCAAACTTCTGGTGCCAGGGGATATCGTGCTTGTGGAGAGCGGGGATCGTATTCCTGCCGATGTGCGCTGGCTGTCCACAAATAGCCTCGATGTGGAGGAATCTGCGCTCACTGGGGAATCAGTTCCTGTAAGCAAACATTGCCATCCCATAGCAGCGGATGACGTACCGCTAGGAGATCAGAAGAACATTGGATTCATGGGGACGATGGTCACTCGCGGTACAGCCAAGGGTGTTGTGATCAGGACAGGCATGGATACTGAGATGGGCAAAATCGCCGACCTGATCCAGAATACGGAGGAACAGGAAACACCGCTGCAACACAGGCTGGAACAACTGGGCAAAATATTGATTTTTGTGGCGCTCGGATTAACCGTCATGGTTGTTGTTGCAGGAATTCTGCATGGACAACCGGCAGTAGGCATGTTTCTGGCAGGGGTCAGTCTTGCAGTTGCCGCCATACCAGAGGGGTTACCAGCGATTGTAACGATTGCGCTAGCCCTGGGGGTACAGCGTATGATCAAGCGAAAAGCGATTGTGCGCAAGCTTCCCTCCGTCGAAACCCTTGGTTGTGCCTCGGTCATCTGTTCGGATAAAACGGGTACGTTGACCCAGAACAAGATGACGGTTACGGACGTGTGGCTGGAGGGACGCAGCATCAAGGTCACAGGGGATGGCTATGCACCCGAAGGGCAGATGCTGGAGAATGGTCGTACCTTGGAACTGAAGAGTGACCAGACATTGCGGAGAATGCTTCAGATCAGCGCACTATGTAATAATGCCAGTATTATCGAAAGTGTTGCAGATGAGATGCGGAATAAAAAGAAAGGCAAAGAGACAAATAAGGATAGCAAGAAAGAAGCAAAGAAAGATACAAAGAAAGATCATGTTAATGAAACGGTCAAGGAAGACAGTGTGGTTTGGGAGCTGAAAGGCGATCCTACGGAAGGGGCACTTGTAACACTGGCCTCCAAAATGGGGCTTACCCCGGCTGGTCTCAAAGAGTTATATGCACGTGAGCAGGAATTTCCGTTCGATTCTGATCGGAAGCGGATGTCCGTCCTCGTTCATCATCAGGGTGGGCGCATGATCTACACCAAAGGTGCACCGGATGTTCTGATTGGGCAATGCAGCCACATTTTGTGGGAAGGTAATGTTGTGCCTTTCACAGGAACGCTGCGGCAGAAAGTCATGGCGGCAAACGAGAGTATGGCTGGTTCTGCACTGCGGGTTCTCGGTATGGCTTACCGCGATGTAAAGCCGGATGAAAAAGTGGAGAATGAACATGCTGCCGAGAACCAACTCGTCTTTGTCGGGCTTGCAGGCATGATTGATCCACCGCGGCGTGAAGCACGGGATGCAATTGCGACTTGTCGCAGAGCAGGCATACGTACCGTTATGATTACCGGCGATCATGGCACGACAGCAGAGGCTATTGCGCAGCAACTGGGTATTCTTCCACGGGGTGGGGCTTCACTTAGTGGACAACAATTGGCGGGCATGACGGATGAGCAACTGGATAAACAGGTGGAGAGCATTTACGTGTTCTCACGAGTATCGCCTGAGCACAAACTGCGGATTGTAAAATCATTGCAGCGCAAAGGACATGTCGTAGCGATGACTGGAGATGGCGTCAACGACGCACCAGCCATTAAAGCAGCAGACATCGGTATTGCAATGGGAATAACAGGCACGGATGTGACGAAGGAAGCATCGGCGTTAATTCTGAGTGACGATAATTTCTCTACAATAGTAGCTGCAATTGAAGAAGGGCGTAATATTTATGAGAACATCCGCAAGTTTATCCGGTATTTGCTGGCATCGAATGTAGGCGAGATTTTAACGATGTTTTTCGCGATGATGATGGGATTACCTTTGCCACTCGTGCCGATCCAGATTTTGTGGGTCAACCTGGTGACGGATGGTTTGCCAGCAATGGCGCTCGGTGTGGATCAGCCGGAAAAAGATCTGATGGAACACAAGCCGCGCGGCTCTAAGGAAAATATATTTGCCAGACGACTGGGCTGGAAAATTGTCAGTCGGGGTGTATTGATCGGGCTTTGTACACTTGGGGCCTTCTGGCTTACCTTACAGGCGGCGCCAGATCAACCGGGTCAGCTCATCAAAGCTCAATCTGTTGCCTTTGCTACGCTCGTTTTAGCACAGCTCATTCATGTATTTGACTGCCGTAGTTCCCGCTCCATTTTCCACCGGAATCCATTGCAGAATAAATATCTGGTGTTTGCAGTCATTTCATCCATCGTGCTGATGCTGGCAGTCATGTATGTAGAGCCGTTGCAGCCTATCTTCAAAACCGTGCCCCTGGGTATGCGTGAATGGGCCATTTCCATCGTTGCCGCAGGTATTCCAACCTTCCTCATGGGAGTGGGCAGTGTGTGGGGAGGTCGTCGCAACCGTCGCCGTATGGGCCCTGGGCGCTTCGTACCGAAAAGTACAAAGTTTTCGGCATAA
- a CDS encoding YlbG family protein — protein sequence MFAERTGFIIWVSDLKAARNLEKYGTVHYISRRMHYVVMYVNAERAEDTMKNVNRLSYVRKVERSYRNEIKTEYASKTMDKTSFYGI from the coding sequence ATGTTCGCGGAAAGGACAGGATTCATTATATGGGTCAGCGATTTAAAAGCGGCTCGTAATCTCGAAAAGTATGGTACCGTTCATTACATCTCCCGCCGTATGCATTATGTCGTCATGTATGTTAATGCAGAGCGGGCTGAAGATACGATGAAAAATGTGAACAGACTTTCCTATGTGCGCAAGGTTGAACGTTCCTACCGGAATGAGATCAAAACAGAGTATGCTAGCAAAACGATGGACAAAACGAGTTTTTACGGGATATAA
- a CDS encoding PHP domain-containing protein — MNHHQGRCDLHTHSQASDGMQPPAENVKLAKQRGLSAVALTDHDTVAGVAEAQQAGREYGIDVVAGVEISTRAGGKDIHVLGYYVNTEDEKFLERLRGLREAREERNHLIIAKLQELGLEISWQEVIDGLGRPLEPDESIGRPHMADVLVRKGYAADMRDAFNRYLAEGQPGYVSVPRVAPGDACQWIKDAGGAAVIAHPGLYGDDELVRRILVDSRPDGIEVVHSDHGPKEERRYAELAREFGLIQTGGSDYHGIRQGVVFHGDLGSKTVTIDVLDKLRAAARKS; from the coding sequence ATGAATCATCATCAAGGACGTTGTGATCTTCATACCCATAGCCAAGCGTCGGACGGAATGCAGCCCCCTGCAGAGAATGTAAAGCTCGCCAAACAAAGAGGTTTGTCTGCGGTGGCGCTGACGGATCATGATACCGTAGCGGGGGTAGCCGAGGCACAGCAGGCTGGCCGTGAGTATGGGATTGACGTTGTAGCAGGGGTAGAGATCAGTACCCGAGCAGGTGGCAAGGATATTCATGTGCTGGGGTATTATGTGAATACAGAAGATGAGAAATTTCTGGAGCGACTGCGCGGGCTTCGGGAAGCGAGGGAAGAACGCAATCATCTGATCATCGCCAAGCTGCAGGAGCTTGGACTTGAAATCAGCTGGCAGGAGGTCATTGATGGCCTTGGTCGACCACTGGAGCCGGATGAAAGCATCGGTAGACCTCATATGGCCGATGTGTTGGTACGAAAAGGTTATGCAGCTGATATGAGGGATGCGTTCAATCGTTATCTGGCTGAAGGTCAGCCGGGCTATGTGTCGGTTCCCCGAGTTGCACCGGGAGACGCATGCCAGTGGATTAAAGATGCGGGTGGTGCTGCTGTTATTGCCCATCCTGGTTTATACGGAGACGATGAATTGGTTCGTCGTATTCTGGTGGACTCCCGCCCTGACGGTATTGAAGTGGTTCATTCGGATCATGGACCAAAAGAAGAGCGCAGATATGCCGAGTTGGCACGGGAATTTGGGCTCATTCAAACAGGTGGTTCGGATTACCATGGTATAAGACAAGGGGTAGTATTCCACGGGGATCTGGGTAGCAAAACCGTAACCATTGATGTGCTCGATAAACTCCGGGCTGCTGCCAGGAAGTCTTGA
- a CDS encoding selenium metabolism-associated LysR family transcriptional regulator: MNFHQLHIFYTVAEKGSFSAAAQALHMTQPAVTMQIQSLEDYFGTKLLHRSTKKIELSEAGRTLLPHAKRSVELVRQTDEAMSAFTQMLQGRLQLGASLTIGEYVLPRMLGPFARQYPDISIVMKVMNTTQIMDDILKHQLNFGLIEAPVHHPDMIVEPVMQDELKLVVPAGHALADRGEVELEDVLNYAFVLREKGSGTRQVMEDQLQKRNIDPQDMNVVMELGSTGAVKSAVEAGVGITMLSPSSVQHELALGLVHIVDIRGLEFKRQFYAIHLKSSLLPLSAVAFLNYLRQHEQTTSGGRAEQGQ, from the coding sequence ATGAATTTTCATCAATTGCATATTTTTTATACCGTAGCAGAGAAGGGTAGTTTTTCAGCGGCTGCGCAAGCATTACATATGACACAACCTGCGGTGACGATGCAGATTCAATCGCTTGAGGATTATTTTGGGACCAAGCTGCTTCACCGTTCAACCAAGAAAATAGAATTATCCGAGGCGGGTCGGACATTACTGCCTCATGCCAAACGCAGTGTAGAGTTGGTCAGACAGACAGATGAGGCGATGTCTGCGTTCACACAGATGCTGCAAGGCAGATTGCAGCTGGGTGCAAGTTTGACGATTGGTGAGTATGTGCTGCCACGAATGCTGGGTCCTTTTGCTCGCCAATACCCGGATATCTCGATCGTTATGAAAGTGATGAATACTACGCAAATTATGGATGATATCTTGAAACATCAGCTTAATTTTGGACTGATTGAAGCGCCAGTTCACCACCCGGATATGATTGTGGAGCCGGTCATGCAGGATGAATTGAAGCTGGTTGTTCCGGCAGGACATGCACTGGCAGATCGTGGTGAAGTAGAGCTGGAAGATGTGCTGAACTATGCATTTGTACTGCGGGAGAAAGGTTCGGGTACCCGTCAGGTGATGGAAGATCAGCTGCAGAAGAGAAATATCGATCCGCAGGACATGAATGTGGTGATGGAACTTGGCAGTACAGGTGCTGTGAAATCCGCCGTGGAAGCGGGTGTGGGGATCACCATGTTATCCCCGTCGTCGGTTCAGCATGAACTGGCTCTTGGACTGGTTCATATCGTGGATATTCGTGGGCTTGAGTTCAAACGACAATTCTACGCCATACATCTGAAATCGTCGTTGCTTCCCTTGTCAGCTGTAGCATTCCTGAATTATTTGCGTCAGCATGAGCAGACAACATCAGGAGGACGAGCGGAACAGGGACAATAA
- a CDS encoding YlbF family regulator, whose product MSVAEMNTVDMAQVLTGAYELGDMINQSAEVSDYLYWKQQVETSPEIQAGIRKLDAKKELFEETQRFGHFHPDYHAAKDQVQALELELESFEAVARFKQAEKALDDMLFQMSETIAFAVSTTIKVPSNDPNPKGGCGSGGKCGCS is encoded by the coding sequence ATGAGCGTAGCGGAAATGAACACGGTCGATATGGCCCAAGTGTTAACGGGCGCGTATGAACTGGGCGACATGATTAACCAATCAGCCGAAGTATCGGATTATTTATATTGGAAGCAGCAAGTGGAGACAAGTCCTGAAATTCAGGCGGGAATACGCAAGCTGGACGCCAAAAAGGAACTATTTGAAGAAACTCAGCGTTTTGGGCATTTTCACCCGGATTATCACGCGGCCAAAGATCAGGTTCAGGCTTTGGAGCTGGAACTGGAAAGTTTCGAGGCGGTAGCCCGCTTCAAACAGGCGGAGAAGGCGTTGGACGATATGTTGTTCCAGATGTCGGAGACGATTGCATTCGCCGTGTCAACGACCATTAAGGTACCGAGCAATGATCCAAATCCGAAGGGTGGCTGCGGTAGCGGGGGCAAGTGTGGTTGTAGCTAA
- a CDS encoding Rqc2 family fibronectin-binding protein: MALDGIVTRAIVNELQGCKGGRISKIHQPNGHDVVLTLRAQRGNSKLLISASPTYPRVHFTEKTFVNPTEAPMFCMLLRKHCEGAIIEEIRQIGMERIIHIDVRQRDELGDVSVKRIIIELMGRHSNIVLVDPITGTILDGIHHVTPSISSYRVIMPGFSYTEPPEQHKSNPLEVSSTEFQNSYTAAEEEASRWLVNSFSGLSPLIAGEITSRVSANKGDDHAASEGEARIEAEALWTAFESVMGPVRDNSYAPVTGLNAKGKMIFSAVMLQSIQDAEKTYDTMSKCMEDYYGDKAERDTVKQRVSDLLRFLQNERSKNIKKLDNLNKDLLEADDADKFRLWGELLFASLHQVSKGDKSVELVNFYDEDQANITIQLDPLLTPSDNAQRYFKRYNKYKNSLAVIHEQLGKTKDEIDYLDNLLQQLSIASMNDIEEIRDELVQQGYLRDRNKKGKKKKKNDRPTVHQFTSSEGIELLVGKNNLQNEYVTNRLASSNDTWLHTKDIPGSHVVIRSTDFGEATLEEAAQLAAYFSQAKESSSVPVDYTFIRHVRKPSGSKPGFVIYDHQKTLFVTPNEDLVKSLPSTIKNG; encoded by the coding sequence ATGGCATTGGACGGCATCGTAACACGAGCGATCGTAAATGAACTGCAAGGCTGCAAGGGCGGACGCATCAGCAAAATACATCAACCTAACGGCCATGATGTTGTACTGACTCTCCGTGCTCAGCGCGGAAATAGCAAATTGCTTATTTCGGCCAGCCCAACATATCCGCGTGTGCACTTCACCGAAAAAACGTTTGTTAACCCTACTGAAGCTCCTATGTTTTGCATGCTGCTGCGCAAGCACTGTGAGGGAGCGATCATCGAGGAGATCCGTCAGATTGGCATGGAGCGGATTATTCATATCGACGTGCGTCAGCGCGATGAATTGGGTGATGTTTCGGTCAAACGGATCATCATTGAACTGATGGGACGTCACAGTAATATTGTTTTGGTGGATCCGATAACAGGAACGATTCTGGATGGAATTCATCACGTAACCCCGTCCATCAGTAGTTACCGGGTCATTATGCCTGGATTTTCGTATACCGAACCACCCGAGCAGCATAAAAGCAATCCACTGGAAGTGAGCAGCACTGAATTCCAAAATAGCTATACTGCTGCTGAAGAAGAGGCCTCTCGCTGGCTGGTGAATTCATTCAGCGGTCTTAGTCCGCTGATTGCAGGCGAGATTACCTCTCGGGTATCTGCTAATAAAGGTGACGATCACGCTGCAAGTGAAGGTGAGGCTCGAATCGAAGCCGAAGCATTGTGGACTGCTTTTGAGTCCGTCATGGGACCTGTAAGAGATAATAGTTATGCGCCTGTGACTGGGCTGAACGCCAAAGGCAAAATGATTTTCTCGGCCGTTATGCTCCAGAGCATTCAGGACGCAGAGAAAACCTATGACACGATGAGCAAGTGTATGGAGGATTATTACGGAGACAAGGCCGAGCGAGACACGGTCAAACAAAGAGTGAGCGATCTGCTTCGTTTTCTGCAAAATGAGCGCAGCAAAAACATCAAAAAGCTGGACAACCTGAACAAGGATCTGCTGGAAGCCGACGATGCGGATAAATTCAGATTATGGGGTGAGCTGCTGTTTGCCTCCCTGCATCAGGTTAGTAAAGGAGACAAAAGTGTTGAGCTTGTGAACTTCTATGATGAAGATCAAGCCAATATTACCATTCAGCTTGACCCATTACTTACACCGTCTGACAACGCTCAACGTTATTTCAAACGATATAACAAATACAAGAACAGTCTGGCTGTTATTCATGAGCAACTTGGAAAAACAAAAGACGAGATCGACTATCTCGACAATCTGCTCCAGCAACTGTCTATCGCATCCATGAACGACATCGAGGAAATTCGCGATGAACTTGTGCAACAGGGTTATCTTCGCGACCGCAACAAAAAAGGGAAAAAGAAAAAGAAAAACGACCGCCCTACAGTACATCAGTTTACTTCATCGGAGGGAATTGAACTTCTTGTAGGCAAAAACAATCTGCAAAATGAGTACGTCACCAACCGTTTGGCTTCTTCCAATGACACTTGGTTGCACACCAAAGACATCCCTGGTTCACATGTCGTCATTCGCAGCACAGATTTTGGCGAAGCAACCCTGGAGGAGGCTGCCCAACTCGCGGCTTACTTCAGTCAGGCCAAAGAATCCAGCAGCGTGCCGGTGGACTACACCTTTATCCGACATGTGCGCAAGCCAAGTGGCTCCAAACCAGGCTTTGTCATTTATGACCACCAGAAGACCTTATTTGTAACACCGAACGAAGATCTGGTTAAAAGTTTGCCATCCACGATCAAAAATGGATAA